The segment ACAAATTTTTTGATCTGATAACGGTTTTTTTCTATCTTCACTATCTATAAATTCTTTTATATTGTTTTTAATTACATTAACTGACATTTCTTCAAAACTATCATTTCTAGAAATCTTTGTTGTAAATAAATCCTTTATCCTTATAGTTCCTCTATCTGTATTAATATATTTATCCCTAATAGCTCTACTAATAGTAGATTCATGCATTTCTAATAATTTAGCTATATCCTTCAATGTCATTGGTTTTAATGATTTTCTTCCATAATCAAAATAATCCTTTTGTATCTCTAATATTTTTTCTAAAATTTTATATATAGTGCTCTCTCTTTGATTAATGCTTTTTATTAAAAATACCGCACTATCCAATTTTCCTTTTATAAACTCTTTAACTTCTTTGTCTTCTTTATTATTTAACATATTCTTATATAAATTATTTATATTAAGCTTTGGAATTGATGAACTGTTCATTATTATATAATATTTATCATTTATTTTTTTTATATATGCCTCAGGAACTATAAAATTAACTTCTTCTCCTGTAAAAAAACCTCTAGAAGGCTTCGGTTCCAAAGTTTTAATTATATCCCCATAGTTTTGTGCTTGTTTTACACTTATATTTAAATTTTTTGCTATTATATTATATTTATTATTTGCTATTAATTTTAAGTAATTATCTATAATTAAAATTAATTTTTTATCATTTATTTTTTTCATGCTTAATTGAATTTTTAAGCATTCCTTTAAATCTCGGGCACCAATTCCAAAAGGTTCTAATGATTGTACAATTTTTAGAGCTTCTTTTAAAACTTCTTTAGATACACCTAGTTCTTTTTGTATATCATTAATATCTATATTTAAATATCCTCTTGAATCTATATTTTCAATTATATAAGTACAAACTGTTTTTAATTTTTTATCATTTAATCCTAGTATTTGATCTTTTAAAAATTCTTTCAAAGATTTTTTACTACCAATAAAGTTAAGGGGCGATATATATTCCTTGTCTTTACTATATTCTCTATTTCCATACTCATAACCATC is part of the Clostridium botulinum genome and harbors:
- the rpoN gene encoding RNA polymerase factor sigma-54 gives rise to the protein MDFNLELKQEQKLIMTQQMQLSVKLLEMSNIDIQTYVEKEIQENPIIDVDYNSKDCEKINYEIDYKKFLKHLDGYEYGNREYSKDKEYISPLNFIGSKKSLKEFLKDQILGLNDKKLKTVCTYIIENIDSRGYLNIDINDIQKELGVSKEVLKEALKIVQSLEPFGIGARDLKECLKIQLSMKKINDKKLILIIDNYLKLIANNKYNIIAKNLNISVKQAQNYGDIIKTLEPKPSRGFFTGEEVNFIVPEAYIKKINDKYYIIMNSSSIPKLNINNLYKNMLNNKEDKEVKEFIKGKLDSAVFLIKSINQRESTIYKILEKILEIQKDYFDYGRKSLKPMTLKDIAKLLEMHESTISRAIRDKYINTDRGTIRIKDLFTTKISRNDSFEEMSVNVIKNNIKEFIDSEDRKKPLSDQKICDLLKESGVEISRRTVAKYREELNILSSSKRKRF